A stretch of Carnobacteriaceae bacterium zg-C25 DNA encodes these proteins:
- a CDS encoding type Z 30S ribosomal protein S14 has product MAKKSMVAKNKRPKKFAVQEYTRCERCGRPHSVYRKFKLCRICFRELAYKGQIPGVKKASW; this is encoded by the coding sequence GTGGCTAAAAAATCAATGGTTGCAAAAAACAAACGTCCTAAAAAATTTGCTGTTCAAGAATACACTCGTTGCGAGCGTTGCGGACGTCCACATTCTGTATATCGCAAATTTAAACTTTGCCGTATTTGCTTCCGTGAACTTGCTTATAAAGGGCAAATTCCTGGAGTGAAGAAAGCTAGTTGGTAA
- the rpsH gene encoding 30S ribosomal protein S8 has product MVMTDPIADFLTRIRNANMVRHAVLEAPASRMKKDIATILKNEGFIKDFEVIEDDKQGVIRVFLKYGQNNERVITGLKRISKPGLRVYAKTNEVPKVLNGLGIAILSTSEGVVTDKVARQKNVGGEVLAYVW; this is encoded by the coding sequence ATGGTTATGACAGATCCAATTGCAGATTTTCTAACTCGTATCCGTAACGCGAACATGGTTCGTCACGCGGTTTTAGAAGCACCTGCATCACGCATGAAAAAAGATATTGCGACAATTCTTAAAAATGAAGGATTTATCAAAGACTTTGAAGTTATCGAAGATGACAAACAAGGCGTTATCCGTGTTTTCTTAAAATATGGACAAAACAACGAGCGCGTTATCACAGGTTTGAAACGTATTTCAAAACCAGGTTTACGTGTTTATGCAAAAACAAACGAAGTGCCTAAAGTATTAAACGGTTTAGGTATTGCAATTCTTTCAACTTCTGAAGGTGTTGTCACTGATAAAGTTGCAAGACAAAAAAATGTAGGCGGCGAAGTATTAGCTTACGTTTGGTAA
- the rplF gene encoding 50S ribosomal protein L6 has translation MSRIGNKPVEIPNGVTVTVNGNNVTVKGPKGELTREFSPVITINVEETQVTFTRPNDEKESRSLHGTTRAVLNNMVVGVTEGFSKELDLVGVGYRAQLQGTKLVLNVGYSHPVEFTPEDGLTVEVPSNTKVIVRGINKEKVGALAANIRGVRPPEPYKGKGIRYTDEYVRRKEGKTGK, from the coding sequence ATGAGTCGTATTGGTAATAAACCAGTTGAGATTCCAAATGGCGTAACCGTTACTGTTAACGGGAATAACGTAACAGTTAAGGGTCCTAAAGGCGAGTTAACTCGCGAATTTTCTCCAGTTATTACAATTAACGTGGAAGAAACACAAGTTACATTTACTCGTCCTAATGACGAAAAAGAAAGCCGTTCATTACACGGAACAACACGTGCTGTATTAAACAACATGGTTGTTGGTGTTACTGAAGGATTTTCTAAAGAATTAGATTTAGTCGGTGTTGGTTACCGTGCACAATTACAAGGTACTAAATTAGTATTAAACGTTGGGTACTCTCATCCGGTTGAATTCACACCAGAAGATGGTTTAACAGTAGAAGTACCATCAAACACAAAAGTTATTGTACGTGGAATTAACAAAGAAAAAGTTGGTGCATTAGCAGCCAACATCCGTGGTGTACGTCCACCAGAGCCATATAAAGGTAAAGGTATCCGTTACACTGACGAATACGTACGTCGTAAAGAAGGTAAAACAGGTAAATAA